Proteins from a single region of Hordeum vulgare subsp. vulgare chromosome 6H, MorexV3_pseudomolecules_assembly, whole genome shotgun sequence:
- the LOC123405141 gene encoding trihelix transcription factor GTL1-like: protein MRRCVRRLHTYTSSLRIKVPVVRQRGVRGDQDQKWKSTYRVINRYNRYLLLLLRVTFVSLFYLCLPPHARIPYSPPVPSPASASSPPLRTRCRSSPAAGAGTFPDDEMLGDSGGNSGGVPRSGRNGWTWLETLDLIRIRSEMATTFCDATFKAPLWEEVSRKLAELGYERRSAKRCKEKLEQLRKSYKRAEESRAGRQDGQSYLFSQPLDALYAATARAWQQRRQEQLMLMILGGPQRLHAFSAPRPTSAMPQPQPPPPGPIQPAPISWAAPAAAVELPQQQPPVSLQGLSFPSMPDCESDDGASEGDEMAAAGSGDGLGNRKRKRGGGGSKKKMEAFVEGLMKQVVQSQQEMQQRFLATMEKREAERAARDEAWRRQEVARLKREQEQRAHERAAAATRDASIIAFLQRVGGQAAQVVPPFVIPMPTPMQFQTPPPLQATLQPIPAAPLPPRRATPPPQPQPQPIPAAPLQRQSPLQAPQAQHRETTHEEAHRPRIVLARHHSPWIPPPWSSTCPKFADHT from the exons ATGCGCCGCTGCGTTCGACGCCTGCACACCTACACGTCGTCGCTGCGGATCAAGGTGCCAGTGGTGCGGCAGCGTGGCGTCCGG GGTGATCAAGATCAGAAATGGAAGAGTACGTATAGGGTGATCAATCGGTACAACCGCTACCTGCTCTTACTTTTGCGAGTTACTTTTGTCTCTCTCTTTTACCTTTGCCTTCCTCCCCACGCTCGCATCCCCTATTCCCCTCCCGTCCCGTCCCCAGCCAGCGCGTCGTCACCTCCTCTCCGGACCCGGTGCCGCTCATCGCCCGCCGCCGGCGCCGGAACCTTCCCCGACGACGAGATGCTCGGCGACTCCGGCGGCAACAGCGGCGGTGTTCCCCGGTCCGGCCGCAACGGGTGGACGTGGCTGGAGACGCTGGATCTCATCAGGATCCGGTCGGAGATGGCCACCACCTTCTGCGACGCCACCTTCAAGGCTCCCCtctgggaagaggtctccaggAAGCTCGCGGAACTGGGCTACGAGAGGAGGAGCGCCAAGCGGTGCAAGGAGAAGCTTGAGCAGCTGCGCAAGTCCTACAAGCGCGCCGAGGAAAGCCGGGCCGGCAGGCAGGACGGCCAGAGCTACCTCTTCTCCCAGCCGCTCGACGCGCTGTACGCCGCCACCGCCCGTGCGTGGCAGCAGCGGCGCCAGGAGCAGTTGATGCTGATGATCCTTGGCGGACCCCAGCGGTTGCACGCCTTCTCAGCGCCGCGGCCGACGAGCGCAATGCcgcagccgcagccgccgccgccggggccGATCCAGCCGGCTCCCATATCCTGGGCGGCTcctgcggcggcggtggagcttcCCCAGCAGCAACCTCCTGTCAGTCTGCAAGGTCTGAGCTTCCCGTCCATGCCCGATTGTGAGTCGGATGACGGCGCGTCCGAGGGTGACGAGATGGCGGCGGCAGGATCCGGAGACGGCCTCGGCAACCGCAAGCGcaagcgcggcggcggcggcagcaagAAGAAGATGGAGGCTTTCGTGGAGGGGCTGATGAAGCAAGTCGTCCAGAGCCAGCAGGAGATGCAGCAGCGGTTCCTGGCGACCATGGAGAAGAGGGAGGCAGAGCGCGCGGCGCGGGACGAGGCCTGGCGCCGGCAAGAGGTGGCCCGGCTGAAGCGCGAGCAGGAGCAGCGGGCGCACGAGCGCGCCGCGGCGGCCACACGCGACGCCTCCATCATCGCCTTCCTCCAGCGCGTCGGCGGGCAGGCCGCACAAGTCGTCCCACCCTTCGTCATCCCTATGCCCACGCCGATGCAGTTCCAGACCCCGCCGCCGCTACAGGCCACGCTGCAGCCCATCCCAGCCGCGCCG CTCCCGCCGCGGCGGGCCACGCCGCCGCCACAGCCGCAGCCGCAGCCCATCCCAGCTGCGCCGCTCCAACGCCAGTCACCGCTGCAAGCACCACAGGCACAGCACAGGGAGACGACGCACGAAGAGGCGCACCGACCCCGAATTGTGCTGGCTCGCCATCACTCGCCCTGGATCCCGCCGCCATGGAGCAGTACTTGTCCGAAGTTTGCAGATCACACCTAG